A region from the Lutra lutra chromosome 1, mLutLut1.2, whole genome shotgun sequence genome encodes:
- the TNFSF9 gene encoding tumor necrosis factor ligand superfamily member 9 translates to MCPRTDASPDPEAQLPPGPPGSACRPLPWALSAALLLLAGTGAACAFRWASPSAPAAPGPGLPELPQLPEFLPDAGARLPDSPQGVFAQLVARDVQLTEGPLRWYSDPGLAGVFLGPGLSYDQHTGELMVAEPGVYYVFLHLKLQRVVSSQGSGSVSAALHLQPISAPGAALALTLDLPPPSSEARDSAAGFRGSLLHLDAGQRLGVHLRAEAGTHLAWQLAQGATVLGLFRVATKVPAGLPSS, encoded by the exons ATGTGCCCCCGTACCGACGCCTCCCCGGACCCCGAGGCCCAGCTACCGCCCGGGCCCCCCGGCAGCGCCTGCCGCCCGCTGCCCTGGGCCCTGAGCGCCGCGCTGCTGCTGCTCGCGGGGACCGGCGCCGCCTGCGCGTTCCGCTGGGCCTCGCCCTCGGCCCCCGCCGCGCCGGGCCCTGGGCTCCCCGAGCTCCCCCAGCTCCCCGAGTTCCTGCCGGACGCCGGCGCCCGCCTCCCCGACTCTCCGCAG GGCGTGTTCGCGCAGCTCGTGGCCCGAGATG taCAGCTGACCGAAGGGCCCTTGCGCTGGTACAGTGACCCCGGCCTGGCAGGCGTGTTCCTGGGGCCGGGCCTGAGTTACGACCAGCACACTGGGGAGCTGATGGTGGCCGAACCCGGAGTCTACTATGTTTTCTTGCACCTAAAGCTGCAGCGGGTAGTATCCAGCCAAGGCTCCGGCTCTGTCTCTGCCGCCCTGCACCTGCAGCCAATTAGTGCCCCGGGTGCAGCCCTGGCCCTGACCTTGGACCTGCCTCCTCCATCCTCAGAGGCCCGTGACTCCGCAGCTGGTTTCCGGGGCAGCCTGCTGCACCTGGACGCGGGCCAGCGCCTGGGTGTGCACCTGCGGGCTGAGGCAGGGACACACCTCGCTTGGCAGCTGGCGCAGGGCGCCACCGTCTTGGGCCTCTTCAGGGTGGCCACCAAAGTCCCCGCTGGACTCCCCTCGTCATGA